The Linepithema humile isolate Giens D197 chromosome 7, Lhum_UNIL_v1.0, whole genome shotgun sequence genome has a window encoding:
- the LOC137001119 gene encoding uncharacterized protein, giving the protein MSTRNHKPRDFVALFRNLTEDMKKSRLTQMKWFQKYELLLKEYEKLHHEITELYKERTVGVKDDIVVERERTCLPIPITSNGEYGWLAAKSEFRLEKYGSCIANYPDPSKGIIFIRGDVPRLAAGKGFI; this is encoded by the exons ATGAGCACGCGTAATCACAAACCTAGAGATTTCGTCGCACTGTTTCGAAATTTGACTGAAGATATGAAGAAATCGCGATTAACGCAAATGAAATGGTTTCAGAAGTACGAGCTGCTGTTGAAGGAATATGA AAAGCTCCATCACGAAATAACCGAGCTGTACAAGGAGAGAACTGTTGGAGTGAAGGATGATATTGTtgtcgagcgagagagaacgtGCTTGCCGATACCAATCACAAGCAATGGCGAG TACGGATGGCTCGCGGCGAAGTCTGAATTTCGCTTGGAGAAGTACGGCTCGTGCATCGCGAATTATCCTGATCCTTCCAAGGGCATAATTTTCATTCGGGGAGATGTGCCGAGACTCGCAGCAGGCAAGGGCTTCATTTGA
- the Manf gene encoding mesencephalic astrocyte-derived neurotrophic factor homolog, producing MNTLVPLLSIFLGIVCTVTALKEGECEVCVAVVNKFSQTLTADIKEDTKKIEAKFREFCKSTKSKENRFCYYLGGLEESATGILGELSKPLSWSMPADKICEKLKKRDAQICDLRFEKQIDLNTVDLKKLKVRDLKKILNDWEESCDGCIEKTDFIKRIEELKPKYSSSSSKTEL from the exons atgaatactTTAGTGCCACTACTCTCAATATTTTTGGGAATTGTGTGTACTGTTACAGCGCTGAAAGAAGGTGAATGTGAAG TATGCGTTGCTGTCGTGAACAAGTTTAGTCAAACATTGACAGCAGATATTAAAGAAGATACCAAAAAGATTGAGGCAAAGTTTCGAGAATTCTGTAAAAGCACCAaatcaaaagaaaacagattt TGCTATTATTTAGGCGGGTTAGAAGAATCTGCCACTGGTATTTTGGGCGAGCTTAGTAAACCACTGTCATGGTCTATGCCTGCAGACAAAATATGTGAAAAGCTGAAAAAGCGAGATGCTCAAATATGCGATCTAAGATTTG aaaaacaaaTCGATCTCAATACGGTAGATCTGAAGAAGCTAAAGGTACGGGatttgaagaaaattcttaATGACTGGGAAGAGTCCTGTGACGGTTGCATAGAGAAAACGGACTTTATTAAACGAATTGAGGAGCTCAAACCTAAATATTCCAGTAGTAGCTCAAAGACGGAACTTTGA
- the Alg3 gene encoding lethal(2)neighbour of Tid protein: MAPRRESRSNVNTGKSSIKNNKNWIRKYLEWRELVSLLTDPKKFALTAKLFLVFEVVLNVLVIENVPYTEIDWKAYMQEVEGFLNGTMDYSKLRGDTGPLVYPAGFVYAFSGLYYITSNGTHIKLAQYIFAALYLVLLTLVFRIYARTKKVPPYILILMCCTSHRIHSIFVLRLFNDPLAMVLLYMSINWFLDDKWYLGSIFYSLAVSVKMNILLFAPALLIAYLCNLGTFKTLIHLSICAFVQLLLGLPFLLENSVAYIKGAFNLGRVFEFRWTVNWRFLSEDTFIHPYFHISLLLLQALVLLHCAPTWITYMKSYAKLKQVERDLKPQFHKKEKVDMSVASQLFIYPLFVANFIGIMFSRSLHYQFYIWYYHALPYIAWCTDYKTVLKLAILGVIELCWNTYPSTVFSSVALHACHIKLLYGILKNRPNTVTNATKDKHAIANCKDT, translated from the coding sequence ATGGCACCGCGCAGGGAGTCAAGATCCAACGTCAACACCGGCAAAtcttcgataaaaaataataaaaactggaTACGGAAGTATTTGGAATGGCGAGAACTCGTTTCCCTATTGACCGATCCGAAGAAATTCGCGTTGACGGCGAAGTTATTTCTCGTTTTCGAAGTGGTTCTAAACGTGTTGGTTATCGAGAACGTGCCGTACACAGAAATCGACTGGAAGGCCTACATGCAGGAGGTCGAGGGCTTTCTGAACGGCACTATGGATTACTCGAAATTGCGAGGTGACACCGGGCCGTTGGTTTATCCCGCCGGATTCGTCTACGCCTTCTCCGGCCTGTATTACATAACCTCAAACGGCACGCACATTAAACTAGCACAGTACATTTTTGCGGCGTTGTACCTGGTCCTATTGACGCTGGTCTTCCGGATTTACGCAAGAACCAAGAAGGTGCCGCCCTACATTCTGATCCTGATGTGCTGCACCTCCCACAGGATACACTCGATATTCGTTCTTAGGCTCTTCAACGACCCGTTGGCGATGGTGCTGTTATACATGAGCATCAACTGGTTCCTGGACGACAAGTGGTATCTAGGTAGCATATTTTACAGCCTCGCCGTGTCCGTGAAGATGAATATACTCTTGTTTGCTCCAGCACTACTCATTGCTTATTTGTGTAATCTAGGTACGTTTAAAACCTTGATACATTTATCAATCTGTGCGTTTGTACAGCTGTTACTTGGTTTACCGTTCTTACTGGAGAATTCTGTCGCGTACATAAAGGGTGCTTTCAATCTGGGTAGAGTTTTTGAGTTTAGATGGACTGTAAACTGGCGCTTTTTATCAGAAGATACATTTATTCATCCATACTTTCACATTTCATTGTTACTTTTGCAAGCATTAGTATTGCTTCATTGCGCGCCTACGTGGATTACTTACATGAAATCGTATGCGAAATTAAAGCAAGTGGAGAGAGATTTGAAGCCTCAGTTTCACAAGAAGGAAAAAGTGGATATGTCTGTTGCAAGTCAGTTATTTATCTATCCACTTTTCGTCGCAAACTTCATCGGAATTATGTTCAGCAGATCGTTGCATTATCAATTCTACATCTGGTACTATCATGCACTACCGTACATCGCATGGTGTACCGATTACAAGACTGTTCTTAAATTAGCGATTTTAGGCGTGATTGAATTGTGCTGGAACACGTATCCGAGCACGGTATTCAGTAGCGTGGCGTTACACGCATGccatataaaattactgtatggaattttgaaaaacagaCCAAATACTGTGACAAACGCGACAAAAGACAAACACGCAATTGCAAACTGTAAAGATACGTAA